A genomic region of Noviherbaspirillum sp. L7-7A contains the following coding sequences:
- a CDS encoding DUF971 domain-containing protein, which yields MAGSQQTPPAPTPTEIAVRRQSRLLDIAFDDGARFSLPFELLRVYSPSAEVRGHGPGQETLQTGKRNVDLTALEPVGNYAVQPHFDDGHNTGMYSWEYLYWLGNNQAELWEDYLARLDAAGHGREAGRDVAMAPAKAGGHGHGCGGH from the coding sequence ATGGCTGGCTCGCAACAGACACCCCCGGCGCCGACGCCGACCGAAATCGCAGTGCGCAGGCAGTCGCGTCTGCTCGATATTGCCTTTGACGACGGCGCCAGATTTTCGCTGCCCTTCGAACTGCTGCGGGTGTATTCCCCTTCGGCCGAGGTGCGTGGCCACGGCCCCGGCCAGGAAACCCTGCAGACCGGCAAGCGCAATGTCGACCTGACCGCGCTGGAGCCGGTCGGCAATTACGCGGTGCAGCCGCATTTCGATGACGGTCATAACACCGGCATGTATTCCTGGGAATACCTGTACTGGCTGGGCAACAACCAGGCCGAGCTGTGGGAAGACTACCTGGCGCGGCTGGATGCGGCCGGGCATGGACGCGAGGCGGGTCGCGATGTGGCGATGGCGCCGGCCAAGGCGGGCGGCCATGGGCATGGCTGCGGCGGGCACTGA
- the dnaE gene encoding DNA polymerase III subunit alpha, producing MTSPQFIHLRLHSEFSIADGLVRIDDVVKAAAKDAQPALAITDLANLFGMVKFYKAARGKGIKPIAGCDVWITNNDDREKPSRLLLLVKNRDGYLQLCELLSKAWLTNLYRGRAEIRGEWLEALAPGGLIALSGAHFGDIGCAFERGNPQLAERCAQRWAAAFPGHFYIEIQRAGQPNMEQQVRQSVALAARLQLPVVATHPVQFLSAEEFVAHEARTCIAEGEILANPRRPKRFNEQQAFKTQAEMAELFADLPGALANSVEIARRCNLVLELGKPKLPNFPTPDGMTIDDFLVAEARRGLEERLLHLFPDEAVREQKRPRYEERLKFETDTIIKMGFPGYFLIVADFIQWAKNNGVPVGPGRGSGAGSLVAYALSITDLDPLAYNLLFERFLNPERVSMPDFDIDFCQEGRDRVIQYVKDRYGREAVSQIATFGTMAAKGAVRDVGRVLDMGYNFCDGISKLIPFKPGKLVTIADAIEEEPLLKERMEKEEEVKQLLDLAQQVEGIARNIGMHAGGVLIAPGKLTDFCPLYTQGGDAGVVSQYDKDDVEAVGLVKFDFLGLTTLTILDRAVRYIRQLDPAMAEFSLDKLPLNDRASYELLTKAKTVAVFQLESRGMQGMLKDARPDRFEDIIALVALYRPGPMDLIPDFCKRKHGERFDYPDPRTEGILSETYGIMVYQEQVMQMAQVIGGYSLGGADLLRRAMGKKKAEEMAQHRQIFREGAARNGLSQEKADEIFDLMEKFAGYGFNKSHAAAYALLSYYTAYLKAHHPAAFMAANLSLAMDDTDKIKILVEDAVDICGLTLLPPDINQSDYRFMPVGEPPSVSKKKVREIRYGLGAVKGSGQGAIEAILAARRDGPFADLFDFCKRVDKKQINRRTIESLIRAGAFDSFEVDRGILLASVGFAMECAEQAEASANQVSLFGGDHSDMVAPPEYVKAPPWSEKQKLTEEKTALGFYLSGHLFNAYAEEARKFARTRLSDLSPSREPRLMAGIIAGLRVQMTQRGKMVIVLLDDGSAAVEVTVYNEVFDANRHLFKEDEFLAVQGKVSEDRFSGGLRITAEKAMDIATARIQFGKKFAFSMTDSTDPAQIKAILSQFRSEQGLPLAMRYTRHGIDCEVQWPDEWRVAPADALKQSLFDRLGARSAAVEY from the coding sequence ATGACCTCCCCGCAATTCATCCATCTTCGCCTCCATTCCGAATTCTCCATCGCCGACGGCCTTGTCCGCATCGACGACGTGGTGAAGGCGGCAGCGAAAGACGCGCAACCCGCACTTGCCATCACCGACCTCGCCAACCTGTTTGGCATGGTCAAGTTCTACAAGGCCGCGCGCGGCAAGGGCATCAAGCCCATTGCCGGTTGCGATGTGTGGATCACCAACAATGACGACCGCGAAAAGCCGTCGCGCCTGCTGCTGCTGGTCAAGAACCGGGACGGCTACCTGCAGCTGTGCGAGCTGCTGTCCAAGGCCTGGCTGACCAACCTCTACCGCGGCCGCGCCGAGATCCGCGGCGAATGGCTGGAGGCGCTGGCGCCAGGTGGACTGATCGCGCTGTCGGGCGCCCACTTCGGCGACATCGGCTGCGCCTTCGAGCGCGGCAATCCGCAACTGGCCGAGCGTTGCGCACAGCGCTGGGCAGCCGCTTTCCCCGGCCATTTCTATATCGAGATACAGCGCGCCGGCCAGCCCAACATGGAGCAGCAGGTCCGGCAGTCGGTGGCATTGGCGGCCAGGCTGCAACTGCCGGTGGTTGCCACCCATCCGGTGCAGTTCCTGTCGGCCGAGGAATTCGTCGCGCATGAAGCGCGCACCTGCATCGCCGAAGGCGAGATCCTGGCCAATCCGCGTCGCCCCAAGCGCTTCAACGAGCAGCAGGCCTTCAAGACCCAGGCCGAGATGGCAGAGCTGTTCGCCGACCTGCCGGGCGCACTGGCCAACAGTGTCGAGATCGCGCGCCGCTGCAACCTGGTGCTGGAACTGGGCAAGCCCAAGCTGCCCAACTTCCCGACGCCGGACGGCATGACCATCGACGACTTCCTGGTGGCCGAGGCCAGGCGCGGATTGGAAGAGCGCCTGCTGCATCTGTTCCCCGACGAGGCGGTGCGCGAGCAGAAGCGGCCGCGTTATGAAGAGCGCCTGAAGTTCGAGACCGACACCATCATCAAGATGGGCTTTCCCGGCTACTTCCTGATCGTGGCCGACTTCATCCAGTGGGCCAAGAACAATGGCGTGCCGGTGGGGCCGGGCCGTGGTTCGGGCGCCGGTTCGCTGGTGGCTTATGCGCTATCCATTACCGACCTCGACCCGCTGGCCTACAACCTGCTGTTCGAGCGCTTCCTGAATCCGGAACGGGTATCGATGCCCGACTTCGATATCGACTTCTGCCAGGAAGGCCGCGACCGCGTGATCCAGTACGTGAAGGATCGCTACGGCCGCGAGGCGGTGTCGCAGATCGCCACCTTCGGCACCATGGCCGCCAAGGGCGCCGTGCGCGACGTCGGCCGCGTGCTCGACATGGGCTACAACTTCTGCGATGGCATCTCCAAGCTGATCCCGTTCAAGCCCGGCAAGCTCGTCACCATCGCCGACGCCATCGAGGAAGAGCCGCTCCTGAAGGAGCGGATGGAGAAGGAAGAGGAGGTCAAGCAGCTGCTGGACCTGGCGCAGCAGGTGGAAGGCATCGCCCGCAACATCGGCATGCATGCCGGCGGCGTGCTGATCGCGCCCGGCAAGCTGACCGATTTCTGCCCGCTCTACACCCAGGGAGGCGACGCCGGCGTGGTGTCGCAGTACGACAAGGACGACGTGGAAGCCGTGGGCCTGGTGAAGTTCGACTTCCTGGGCCTGACCACGCTGACCATCCTCGACCGCGCGGTGCGCTACATCCGCCAGCTGGACCCGGCGATGGCCGAGTTCAGCCTGGACAAGCTGCCGCTGAACGACCGCGCTTCCTACGAGCTGCTGACCAAGGCCAAAACGGTGGCCGTGTTCCAGCTTGAAAGCCGCGGCATGCAGGGCATGCTGAAGGATGCAAGGCCCGACCGCTTCGAGGACATCATCGCGCTGGTGGCGCTGTACCGGCCCGGCCCGATGGACCTGATCCCGGACTTCTGCAAGAGGAAGCACGGCGAGCGCTTCGACTATCCCGACCCGCGTACCGAAGGCATCCTGTCCGAGACCTACGGCATCATGGTGTATCAGGAGCAGGTAATGCAGATGGCCCAGGTGATCGGCGGGTATTCGCTCGGCGGCGCGGACTTGCTGCGTCGCGCGATGGGCAAGAAGAAGGCCGAGGAAATGGCGCAGCATCGCCAGATCTTCCGCGAGGGCGCGGCCAGGAACGGCCTGTCCCAGGAAAAGGCCGACGAGATCTTCGACCTGATGGAGAAGTTCGCCGGCTACGGCTTCAACAAGTCCCACGCAGCCGCCTACGCGCTGCTGTCGTACTACACCGCCTATTTAAAGGCCCATCATCCGGCCGCCTTCATGGCCGCCAACTTGTCGCTGGCCATGGATGACACCGACAAGATCAAGATCCTGGTGGAAGACGCGGTGGACATCTGCGGCCTGACGCTGCTGCCGCCCGATATCAACCAGTCTGACTACCGCTTCATGCCGGTTGGCGAGCCGCCCAGCGTGAGCAAGAAGAAGGTCAGGGAGATTCGCTATGGCTTGGGCGCGGTCAAGGGCTCGGGCCAGGGCGCGATCGAGGCCATCCTCGCGGCCCGCCGCGACGGCCCCTTCGCCGACCTGTTCGACTTCTGCAAGCGGGTTGACAAGAAGCAGATCAACCGCCGCACCATTGAGTCGCTGATCCGCGCCGGCGCCTTCGACAGCTTCGAGGTCGATCGCGGCATCCTGTTGGCCTCGGTCGGCTTTGCCATGGAATGCGCGGAACAGGCCGAAGCCTCGGCCAACCAGGTCAGCCTGTTTGGCGGCGACCACAGCGACATGGTAGCCCCGCCCGAGTATGTGAAGGCGCCGCCCTGGAGCGAGAAGCAGAAGCTGACCGAGGAAAAGACCGCGCTCGGCTTTTACCTGTCGGGCCACCTGTTCAATGCCTATGCCGAGGAGGCGCGCAAGTTTGCCCGCACCCGGCTGTCCGACCTGTCGCCATCGCGCGAGCCGCGGCTGATGGCCGGCATCATCGCCGGCCTGCGGGTGCAGATGACGCAGCGTGGCAAGATGGTCATCGTGCTGCTTGACGATGGCAGCGCGGCGGTGGAGGTCACGGTCTACAACGAAGTGTTCGACGCCAACCGGCACCTCTTCAAGGAAGACGAGTTCCTGGCGGTGCAGGGCAAGGTATCGGAAGACCGCTTCTCCGGCGGCCTGCGCATCACCGCGGAAAAGGCGATGGACATCGCCACCGCGCGCATCCAGTTCGGCAAGAAGTTTGCGTTCTCCATGACCGACAGCACCGACCCGGCGCAGATCAAGGCCATCCTGTCGCAGTTCCGCTCGGAGCAGGGCCTGCCGCTGGCGATGCGCTATACCCGGCACGGCATCGATTGCGAGGTGCAGTGGCCGGATGAGTGGCGGGTGGCGCCGGCCGATGCCCTGAAGCAGTCGCTGTTTGACCGGCTGGGCGCGCGCAGCGCGGCGGTGGAGTACTGA
- a CDS encoding sulfurtransferase has product MQPSSPFVNIAAYKFITFDDTVEKRPAFQAVCAELGLMGTILLSPEGINLFLAGSRDGIDRFLQWLRADARFADLEVKESYSDEQPFKRMLVKLKREIITMKHPLIKPELGRAPAVTAPDLKRWLDQGHDDEGRPVVMMDTRNAFEVDVGTFNDTLDYRIEKFSEFPDVVARHRDELAGKTVVTFCTGGIRCEKAAIHMQNIGYDHVYQLEGGILKYFEEVGGDHYTGDCFVFDRRTALNPKLEATPTVQCYACRAVVTPREQLSPLYVYGDSCPHCAKRESKAETAAAGGLAP; this is encoded by the coding sequence ATGCAACCCTCCTCACCATTCGTCAACATCGCCGCCTACAAATTCATCACCTTCGACGACACCGTTGAAAAACGGCCCGCGTTCCAGGCCGTCTGCGCCGAGCTGGGCCTGATGGGCACCATCCTGCTGAGCCCGGAAGGCATCAACCTGTTCCTGGCCGGCAGCCGCGACGGCATCGACCGCTTCCTGCAATGGCTGCGCGCCGACGCCCGCTTCGCCGACCTAGAAGTCAAGGAAAGCTATTCCGACGAGCAGCCGTTCAAGCGCATGCTGGTCAAGTTGAAGCGCGAAATCATCACGATGAAGCACCCGCTGATCAAGCCCGAGCTGGGCCGCGCGCCGGCCGTGACGGCGCCGGACCTCAAGCGCTGGCTGGACCAGGGCCATGACGATGAAGGCCGGCCGGTGGTAATGATGGACACCCGCAATGCCTTCGAAGTCGATGTCGGCACCTTCAACGACACCCTGGATTACCGCATCGAGAAGTTCAGCGAGTTTCCAGACGTGGTGGCGCGGCATCGCGATGAACTGGCCGGCAAGACCGTGGTGACCTTCTGCACCGGCGGCATACGCTGCGAGAAGGCGGCGATCCACATGCAGAACATCGGCTACGACCATGTCTACCAATTGGAGGGCGGCATCCTGAAGTATTTCGAGGAAGTGGGCGGCGACCACTACACCGGCGACTGCTTCGTCTTCGACCGCCGCACCGCGTTGAACCCGAAGCTGGAAGCCACGCCTACCGTGCAGTGCTATGCCTGCCGCGCCGTGGTCACGCCGCGCGAGCAGTTGTCGCCGCTGTATGTGTATGGCGACTCCTGCCCGCATTGCGCGAAGCGGGAAAGCAAGGCCGAGACCGCCGCGGCAGGCGGCTTGGCACCCTGA
- a CDS encoding HIT family protein, which yields MTAACELCEGSGGEELYRDHQLRVVLVDDAQYPGFCRVIWQTHVKEMTDLAPTERSAMMQMVMKVETALREAMNPDKINLASLGNMTPHLHWHVIPRFADDVHFPSPVWANAQRAADAATLASRKAQLDALRAALARQTAQ from the coding sequence ATGACGGCGGCCTGCGAGCTGTGCGAGGGCAGCGGCGGCGAGGAGCTGTACCGCGACCACCAGCTGCGGGTGGTGCTGGTCGACGATGCGCAGTATCCCGGCTTCTGCCGGGTGATCTGGCAGACGCATGTGAAGGAAATGACCGATCTCGCGCCGACCGAGCGCAGCGCGATGATGCAGATGGTGATGAAGGTCGAGACCGCGCTGCGCGAGGCGATGAACCCGGACAAGATCAACCTGGCCAGCCTGGGCAACATGACGCCGCACCTGCACTGGCATGTGATACCGCGCTTTGCCGACGATGTGCATTTCCCCTCGCCGGTATGGGCCAATGCGCAGCGCGCCGCCGACGCCGCCACGCTGGCATCGCGCAAGGCGCAACTGGACGCACTGCGCGCCGCGCTGGCGCGGCAGACCGCGCAATAA
- a CDS encoding Flp family type IVb pilin, whose protein sequence is MNAIMQFLKEEDGAAAVEYGLLVALIAAVIVTVVATLGTRVKAGFTTVCNALTGGSGACT, encoded by the coding sequence ATGAACGCAATCATGCAGTTTCTGAAGGAAGAGGACGGCGCCGCCGCTGTCGAGTACGGCTTGCTGGTGGCCCTGATCGCCGCCGTGATCGTGACGGTGGTGGCGACCCTGGGCACGCGGGTCAAGGCCGGCTTCACCACAGTGTGTAATGCACTGACCGGCGGATCAGGCGCCTGCACCTGA
- a CDS encoding FAD/FMN-binding oxidoreductase, with protein sequence MNAPAQIQALLSDVPAPTRLREIPYNYTSFSDREIVIRLLGEESWRLLDALRGARQTGRSARMLYEVLGDIWVVRRNPYLQDDLLDNPKRRQALIDALNHRLGEVDKRRLAADGGDGADMDAQQRSDSVETLLRAARKAVADFGEEFRQTYDLRKRAVKVLGRYTEKDNIKFDGLSRVSHVTDATDWRVEYPFLVLTPDSEEEMAGLVKGCIELGLTIIPRGGGTGYTGGAIPLTPMSAVINTEKLEQLGEVEMMILPGVDREYATIYTGAGVVTKRVSDAADKAGLVFAVDPTSAEASCIGGNIAMNAGGKKAVLWGTALDNLASWRMVDPNGDWLEVTRLEHNLGKIHDAPVVKFRLEWTKPAARGRSNQPFRSEVIEVAGKVFRKEGLGKDVTDKFLSGLPGIQKEGCDGLITSARWILHRMPKHARTVCLEFFGQARDAIPSIVEIKDYLDSETAKGGAILAGLEHLDERYLRAVGYATKSKRGVLPKMALFGDIVGDDEDAVARAASEVVRIANTRVGEGFVAVSPETRKKFWLDRARTAAIAKHTNAFKINEDVVIPLNRMGEYTDGIERINIELSIKNKLQLVDELRAFFAKGNLPLGKSDDAEGSGIPPAELLEDRVSQAEQLLAGVHARWTYLLANMDKPLAAAKADLAVLGLDKLSAAFDERLAQQPEATVFDVTQDRTVRVSWKSEVRAGLRQIFNGGAFKPILDECTAIHKKVLRGRVFVALHMHAGDGNVHTNLPVNSDHYEMLQDAHAAVARIMTLARSLNGVISGEHGIGITKLEFLTEDEIVEFREYKRRVDPEGRFNKGKLLNDPNMHSDLRNAYTPSFGLMGHESLIMQQSDIGAIANSVKDCLRCGKCKPVCATHVPRANLLYSPRNKILATSLLVEAFLYEEQTRRGVSIKHWEEFEDVADHCTVCHKCVTPCPVNIDFGDVSMNMRNLLRKMDKKSFNPGTAASMFFLNATDSATINATRQVMMGWGYKAQRLGNEVLKKLAKKQTKAPPATHGKPPVREQVIHFINKKMPGNLPKKTARALLDIEDDKIVPIIRDPKTTSADTEAVFYFPGCGSERLFSQVGLATQAMLWNVGVQTVLPPGYLCCGYPQRGSGDYDKAEKIITDNRVLFHRMANTLNYLDIKTVIVSCGTCYDQLQGYEFEKIFPGCRIVDIHEYLMEKGVKLEGVNGVRYMYHDPCHTPMKLQDPLKTVNSLITTADAQKIEKNDRCCGESGTLAVSRPDISTQIRFRKETEMEKGVAKVRADGFAGDVKVLTSCPSCLQGLSRYNEDAGTTADYIVVEMARHLLGPSWLEDYVGRANSGGIERVLV encoded by the coding sequence ATGAACGCTCCAGCTCAAATCCAGGCTTTACTGTCCGACGTGCCGGCCCCGACCCGGCTGCGCGAAATTCCCTATAACTACACTTCGTTTTCCGACCGCGAAATCGTGATCCGCCTGCTGGGAGAAGAGTCCTGGCGCCTGCTGGACGCGCTGCGCGGCGCGCGCCAGACCGGCCGCTCGGCGCGCATGCTCTACGAAGTGCTGGGCGACATCTGGGTAGTGCGGCGCAATCCCTATCTCCAGGACGACCTGCTGGACAACCCGAAGCGGCGCCAGGCCCTGATCGACGCCCTGAACCACAGGCTGGGCGAAGTCGACAAGCGCCGTCTCGCTGCCGACGGCGGCGACGGCGCGGACATGGATGCGCAGCAGCGCAGCGACAGCGTGGAAACCCTGCTCAGGGCAGCCAGGAAGGCCGTGGCCGACTTCGGCGAGGAATTCCGCCAGACTTACGACCTGCGCAAGCGTGCGGTGAAGGTGCTGGGCCGCTACACCGAAAAGGACAACATCAAGTTCGACGGCCTGTCGCGGGTGTCGCATGTCACCGACGCCACCGACTGGCGCGTGGAATACCCCTTCCTGGTGCTCACGCCCGACAGCGAAGAGGAAATGGCCGGCCTGGTCAAGGGCTGCATCGAACTCGGGCTGACCATCATCCCGCGCGGAGGCGGCACCGGCTATACCGGCGGCGCGATTCCGCTGACGCCCATGTCGGCCGTGATCAATACCGAGAAGCTGGAGCAGCTGGGCGAAGTCGAAATGATGATACTGCCTGGCGTGGACCGCGAGTACGCCACCATCTACACCGGCGCCGGCGTGGTCACCAAGCGGGTGTCCGACGCGGCCGACAAGGCCGGCCTGGTGTTCGCGGTCGACCCGACCTCGGCCGAGGCATCCTGCATCGGCGGCAATATCGCGATGAATGCCGGCGGCAAGAAGGCCGTGCTGTGGGGCACCGCGCTGGACAACCTGGCGAGCTGGCGCATGGTCGACCCGAACGGCGACTGGCTGGAAGTCACCCGCCTGGAGCACAACCTCGGCAAGATCCACGACGCGCCGGTGGTCAAGTTCAGGCTGGAATGGACCAAGCCGGCCGCGCGCGGCCGCAGCAACCAGCCGTTCCGCTCGGAAGTGATCGAGGTGGCGGGCAAGGTGTTCAGGAAGGAAGGCCTGGGCAAGGACGTGACCGACAAGTTCCTCTCCGGCCTGCCCGGCATCCAGAAGGAAGGCTGCGACGGCCTGATCACGTCGGCGCGCTGGATCCTGCACCGCATGCCGAAACATGCCCGCACCGTCTGCCTGGAATTCTTCGGCCAGGCGCGCGACGCGATTCCTTCGATCGTCGAGATCAAGGACTACCTCGACAGCGAAACCGCCAAGGGCGGCGCCATCCTGGCCGGCCTGGAGCACCTGGACGAGCGCTACCTGCGCGCGGTCGGCTATGCCACCAAGTCCAAGCGCGGCGTGCTGCCCAAGATGGCGCTGTTTGGCGACATCGTCGGCGACGATGAGGACGCGGTAGCCCGCGCGGCCTCGGAAGTGGTGCGCATCGCCAATACCCGCGTCGGCGAAGGCTTTGTCGCGGTCAGCCCGGAAACACGGAAGAAATTCTGGCTGGACCGCGCCCGCACCGCGGCGATCGCCAAGCACACCAACGCCTTCAAGATCAACGAGGACGTGGTGATCCCGCTGAACCGCATGGGCGAGTACACCGACGGCATCGAGCGCATCAACATCGAGCTGTCGATCAAGAACAAGCTGCAGCTGGTCGACGAACTGCGCGCCTTCTTTGCCAAGGGCAATCTGCCGCTGGGCAAGAGCGACGACGCCGAAGGCAGCGGCATTCCGCCGGCCGAGCTGCTGGAAGACCGGGTCAGCCAGGCCGAGCAGCTGCTGGCCGGCGTGCATGCGCGCTGGACCTACCTGCTGGCCAACATGGACAAGCCGCTGGCCGCGGCCAAGGCCGACCTTGCGGTGCTGGGCCTGGACAAGCTGTCGGCCGCCTTCGACGAGCGCCTGGCGCAGCAGCCGGAGGCGACCGTCTTCGATGTCACCCAGGACCGCACGGTGCGGGTGTCGTGGAAGAGCGAAGTGCGCGCCGGCCTGCGCCAGATCTTCAACGGCGGCGCCTTCAAGCCCATCCTCGATGAATGCACCGCGATCCACAAGAAGGTGCTGCGCGGCCGCGTGTTCGTCGCGCTGCACATGCATGCCGGCGACGGCAATGTGCATACCAACCTGCCGGTCAATTCCGACCACTACGAGATGCTGCAGGACGCCCATGCGGCGGTGGCGCGCATCATGACGCTGGCGCGCTCGCTCAACGGCGTGATCTCCGGCGAGCATGGCATCGGCATCACCAAGCTGGAATTCCTGACCGAGGACGAGATCGTCGAGTTCCGCGAATACAAGCGCCGGGTCGATCCGGAAGGCCGCTTCAACAAGGGCAAGCTGCTGAACGACCCGAACATGCATTCGGACCTGCGCAATGCCTATACGCCGTCGTTCGGCCTGATGGGCCATGAGTCGCTGATCATGCAGCAGAGCGACATCGGCGCCATCGCCAACAGCGTCAAGGACTGCCTGCGCTGCGGCAAGTGCAAGCCGGTATGCGCCACCCATGTGCCGCGCGCCAACCTGCTGTACTCGCCGCGCAACAAGATCCTCGCCACATCGCTGCTGGTGGAAGCCTTCCTGTATGAAGAGCAGACGCGGCGCGGCGTGTCGATCAAGCACTGGGAAGAGTTCGAGGACGTGGCCGACCACTGCACGGTATGCCACAAGTGCGTCACGCCTTGCCCGGTCAATATCGACTTCGGCGACGTGTCGATGAACATGCGCAACCTCCTGCGCAAGATGGACAAGAAGTCTTTCAACCCGGGCACCGCGGCCTCGATGTTCTTCCTCAACGCCACCGATTCGGCCACCATCAACGCCACCCGGCAGGTGATGATGGGCTGGGGCTACAAGGCGCAGCGCCTGGGCAATGAAGTGCTCAAGAAGCTGGCGAAGAAGCAGACCAAGGCGCCGCCGGCCACGCATGGCAAGCCGCCGGTGCGCGAGCAGGTGATCCACTTCATCAACAAGAAGATGCCGGGCAACCTGCCCAAGAAAACCGCGCGGGCGCTGCTCGATATCGAGGACGACAAGATCGTTCCCATCATCCGCGACCCCAAGACCACCAGCGCCGATACCGAGGCCGTGTTCTACTTCCCCGGCTGCGGCTCGGAGCGGCTGTTCTCGCAGGTGGGGCTGGCAACCCAGGCGATGCTGTGGAATGTCGGCGTGCAGACCGTGCTGCCGCCGGGCTATTTGTGCTGCGGCTATCCGCAGCGCGGCTCGGGCGATTACGACAAGGCGGAAAAGATCATCACCGACAACCGGGTGCTGTTCCACCGCATGGCCAACACGCTGAACTACCTCGACATCAAGACCGTGATCGTGTCCTGCGGCACCTGCTACGACCAGCTGCAGGGCTATGAATTCGAGAAGATCTTCCCCGGCTGCCGCATCGTCGACATCCATGAATACCTGATGGAAAAGGGCGTCAAGCTCGAAGGCGTCAATGGCGTGCGCTACATGTATCACGACCCCTGCCATACGCCGATGAAGCTGCAGGACCCGCTCAAGACCGTCAATTCCCTGATCACCACGGCGGATGCGCAGAAGATCGAGAAGAACGATCGCTGCTGCGGCGAGTCCGGCACGCTGGCCGTGTCGCGGCCGGATATCTCGACCCAGATCCGCTTCCGCAAGGAGACCGAGATGGAGAAGGGCGTGGCCAAGGTGCGGGCTGACGGTTTCGCCGGCGACGTCAAGGTGCTGACGTCCTGCCCGTCCTGCCTGCAGGGCCTGTCGCGCTACAACGAGGATGCCGGCACCACCGCTGACTACATCGTGGTCGAGATGGCGCGCCACCTGCTGGGGCCGTCCTGGCTGGAAGACTATGTCGGCCGGGCCAACAGCGGCGGCATCGAGCGGGTGCTGGTATGA
- the cpaB gene encoding Flp pilus assembly protein CpaB gives MSKTLRSLLSIGIALLAALAAVLLAARWSARSTIDMRHIAVAAAEIQPGTRLRPDMLQLLPWPASSLPQGIYTELSLLNGRVTRVALARGEPVQDARLAQPGATGGLSALVAHGKRAMTVRVNDVVGVAGFALPGNFVDILVSTQDERRTPGERELAISKLVLERILVLAVAQEAGQGDTRPKVVNAVTLEVTPAEAEQLDLARSVGQLSLVLRNQVDLAPARTIGATKQTLLKTAAPAPVVKASPVLPRPERSAPPQQCQQVFTGAGPLVQCF, from the coding sequence ATGAGCAAGACCTTACGCAGCCTGCTTTCCATTGGCATTGCCTTGCTTGCCGCACTGGCCGCAGTGCTGCTGGCGGCGCGCTGGAGCGCGCGGTCCACGATCGACATGCGCCATATCGCGGTGGCGGCAGCCGAGATCCAGCCTGGCACCCGGCTGCGTCCTGACATGCTGCAACTGCTGCCATGGCCGGCCAGCAGCCTGCCTCAGGGCATTTACACGGAGCTGTCCTTGCTGAACGGACGCGTGACCCGTGTTGCGCTGGCGCGCGGCGAACCGGTGCAGGACGCCAGGCTGGCCCAGCCGGGCGCCACCGGCGGCCTGTCGGCACTGGTGGCGCATGGCAAGCGCGCGATGACGGTCAGGGTCAATGACGTGGTGGGTGTGGCCGGCTTCGCCCTGCCGGGCAATTTCGTCGATATCCTGGTCAGTACGCAGGATGAACGACGCACGCCGGGCGAGCGTGAGCTGGCGATTTCCAAGCTGGTGCTGGAGCGCATCCTGGTGCTGGCAGTGGCGCAGGAAGCGGGACAGGGCGACACCCGGCCCAAGGTGGTCAATGCAGTCACGCTGGAAGTCACGCCGGCAGAGGCCGAGCAGCTGGACCTGGCGCGCAGCGTGGGGCAGCTGTCGCTGGTGCTGCGCAACCAGGTGGATCTGGCGCCGGCGCGCACGATCGGCGCTACCAAGCAGACGCTGCTGAAAACAGCGGCGCCCGCGCCGGTGGTCAAGGCCTCCCCAGTACTGCCAAGGCCGGAGCGGTCAGCGCCGCCACAGCAATGCCAGCAGGTGTTTACAGGGGCAGGGCCGCTGGTGCAGTGTTTTTAA
- a CDS encoding A24 family peptidase yields MTASMLLASLFLLLAVGHDFRHRRIPNSLVAAGMLAAMACAGAADGIGLRLALAGMAIGLFSLLPLYVLGGLGAGDVKLMAMVGAFIGPQCMPLTLLATLLAGGALTLAVTLCQGTTRQMLHNVRDMLCSAWWRLACRQLPRIDPAPASAGRMPYAFAIASGAWLQWMLADSSLAARLALY; encoded by the coding sequence ATGACCGCTTCCATGCTGCTTGCCAGCCTGTTCCTGCTGCTGGCGGTTGGCCACGACTTCCGGCATCGTCGCATCCCAAACAGCCTGGTCGCCGCCGGCATGCTCGCGGCAATGGCCTGTGCCGGCGCAGCCGATGGCATCGGCCTGCGGCTGGCGCTGGCCGGCATGGCCATAGGGCTGTTCTCGCTACTGCCCCTGTATGTGCTTGGCGGGCTGGGTGCCGGCGACGTCAAGCTCATGGCCATGGTCGGCGCCTTCATTGGCCCACAGTGCATGCCGCTGACACTGCTTGCCACCCTGCTTGCAGGTGGCGCGCTGACGCTGGCAGTAACGCTATGCCAGGGCACGACAAGGCAGATGCTGCATAACGTGCGCGACATGCTGTGCAGTGCGTGGTGGCGGCTGGCATGCCGCCAGTTGCCCAGGATAGATCCGGCACCCGCCTCCGCCGGCAGGATGCCTTATGCATTTGCCATCGCCAGCGGCGCATGGCTGCAGTGGATGCTGGCCGACAGCAGCCTGGCGGCCCGGCTGGCCCTGTATTGA